A window of Puniceicoccaceae bacterium contains these coding sequences:
- a CDS encoding Ig-like domain-containing protein has translation MASSSLGYAQFSWTGVEITHAGNTEFDLSFDPGGSKPVVITLSGVLGETVSFKTRVTSSVDNVTGTFYFRWINTSQFDPDLDYYDLAQATLSFGTSPDPQEFDAGTFVPVEEGDYHFEIRDGNNNLVKFYGRNFITVKVVDSEIGEISDVVLRGLVDGNTLNVTQPITLSAYVYPSIMREYVSVDYFITHDSRVVSNPQKYAGYKITNAPITFGEGGEFFEFVWETPYITGDNPLYITAYAQMSNGSFDFSEPVQVNIVGIGSDPIVTISAAPGDDWTVGSDAQFTVQASDSGALVETIEFFVNGRLTGDPITEAYANSPWTFDFKFPSSGPYDIWAIATFSNGNKAISNILEYDIKQGREPFVYLISPAPGMQFLPGTTLPILASAWDPNSLIDELKYYINDTLVQTMARKDDGTFDPDPITFDYNFPFAGNYRIYVQATDEGGLIAQSEVVQVVVRDLDSRLPRVVMSHPLPVGGGDTVNDVSVGSSMYLNAIATDGDGRIERVNFYINSQLIGSSSASYNDTFAMFFAPTTAGNYVMFAEAVDNSGNRMHSPPLRLNVYPLEAQLPRVKILPLPDRYQNLDAGSEITVSVEVDGGLVDVNQVNYYLNGVLVDSQDETDEGNEDVFTATFTVNAPGTHLISARAIEIDPLGLTTDNWMISDPVGIRVNPPSDDRGFVERVYLSILGVAPSRSVLDAAVFALNNGQITRAQYVYDLMTSEIYQPTLLALMARYLLTGEWPDRNMLNSDIRAVNVSLPAFVNQHLPTFQTRYWDNQRLPDGFSSDRDFRNFFRALWLNKHGVEPTKAQTDRAVMQMKVFFLEDFVAEFVRDVDAMIFGSGTISTLLGIPNPPNSLLEDRAFVASLFGHLLHVRPSVDEVEALLPLTQIQQIEAVLADPRF, from the coding sequence ATGGCAAGTTCATCATTGGGATATGCACAGTTTTCATGGACTGGCGTCGAAATCACACATGCGGGGAACACTGAGTTTGATCTCTCCTTTGACCCTGGAGGGTCAAAGCCAGTAGTGATCACGCTGTCAGGTGTTCTGGGAGAGACAGTGAGTTTCAAGACGAGGGTGACGTCTTCCGTGGATAATGTGACTGGAACTTTCTACTTCCGATGGATCAATACATCGCAGTTTGATCCTGATCTTGATTATTACGATCTCGCGCAGGCTACTCTGTCGTTTGGCACTTCACCTGATCCTCAGGAATTTGATGCAGGAACATTTGTACCTGTCGAAGAAGGGGATTATCATTTCGAGATCAGGGACGGAAATAACAACCTTGTTAAGTTTTATGGCCGCAATTTCATCACGGTCAAGGTAGTGGATTCTGAGATTGGAGAAATCTCGGATGTTGTGTTAAGGGGATTGGTGGATGGAAACACATTGAATGTCACCCAGCCTATCACGCTGTCAGCCTATGTGTATCCATCAATCATGCGTGAATATGTCAGCGTGGATTATTTCATCACGCACGACTCCCGGGTAGTCTCGAATCCCCAGAAATATGCGGGCTACAAAATTACTAACGCTCCCATTACTTTTGGCGAAGGAGGTGAATTTTTTGAGTTTGTTTGGGAAACCCCTTACATCACCGGAGATAACCCGCTTTACATCACGGCCTATGCACAAATGTCGAATGGGAGTTTTGATTTCTCTGAGCCAGTGCAGGTCAACATCGTTGGCATCGGCAGTGATCCCATCGTCACAATCTCCGCCGCTCCGGGGGACGACTGGACTGTCGGGTCGGATGCGCAGTTCACGGTGCAGGCGAGCGACAGTGGTGCGCTGGTGGAAACGATTGAGTTTTTTGTGAATGGGCGACTGACGGGCGACCCGATCACGGAGGCCTATGCGAACAGTCCGTGGACTTTTGACTTCAAGTTCCCGTCCAGCGGACCCTACGACATCTGGGCGATTGCCACCTTCTCCAACGGTAACAAGGCCATTTCCAACATTCTGGAATACGATATCAAGCAGGGGCGCGAGCCGTTTGTGTACCTCATTTCGCCCGCACCGGGCATGCAGTTCCTTCCCGGCACCACGCTGCCCATCCTCGCCAGCGCGTGGGATCCCAACAGCCTGATCGATGAGCTGAAATACTACATCAACGATACGCTCGTGCAGACCATGGCGCGGAAGGATGATGGCACCTTCGACCCCGATCCCATCACGTTTGACTACAACTTTCCCTTTGCAGGCAACTATCGCATTTATGTGCAGGCGACGGACGAAGGCGGCCTTATCGCCCAGTCCGAAGTGGTGCAGGTGGTCGTGCGCGACCTCGATTCGCGCCTGCCGCGTGTGGTCATGAGCCATCCGCTGCCCGTCGGCGGTGGTGACACCGTGAATGACGTATCGGTGGGTTCGTCGATGTATCTCAACGCCATCGCCACCGATGGGGATGGCCGCATCGAGCGTGTGAACTTTTACATCAACAGCCAGCTGATCGGCTCGAGCAGTGCCTCCTACAACGACACCTTTGCCATGTTTTTTGCACCGACGACGGCGGGAAATTACGTGATGTTTGCCGAAGCAGTGGACAACAGTGGCAACCGCATGCACTCGCCGCCCCTGAGACTCAATGTGTATCCGCTCGAGGCCCAGCTGCCGCGTGTCAAAATCCTGCCGCTGCCCGACCGCTACCAGAACCTCGACGCTGGCAGTGAGATCACCGTCTCCGTCGAAGTCGATGGCGGCCTGGTGGATGTGAATCAGGTCAACTATTACCTCAACGGTGTGCTGGTGGACTCCCAGGACGAAACCGATGAGGGCAATGAAGATGTCTTTACCGCGACCTTCACGGTGAATGCACCGGGCACTCACCTGATCAGTGCGCGCGCGATCGAAATCGATCCGCTCGGCCTGACCACGGACAATTGGATGATCTCGGACCCCGTCGGCATCCGCGTGAATCCACCCTCGGATGACCGCGGCTTTGTAGAGCGCGTGTACCTCAGTATCCTCGGTGTGGCACCCTCGCGCTCCGTGCTCGATGCGGCTGTCTTTGCGCTCAACAACGGACAGATCACCCGCGCCCAGTATGTGTATGACCTCATGACCAGTGAGATTTATCAACCCACACTGCTCGCACTCATGGCGCGCTACCTGCTCACCGGAGAATGGCCCGACCGCAACATGCTGAACAGCGACATCCGTGCGGTGAATGTTTCGCTGCCCGCCTTTGTCAACCAGCACCTGCCCACTTTTCAGACGCGCTACTGGGACAATCAGCGCCTGCCGGACGGGTTTTCCAGCGACCGGGATTTCCGCAACTTTTTCCGCGCCCTGTGGCTGAACAAACATGGTGTGGAACCCACCAAAGCGCAGACCGACCGCGCGGTGATGCAGATGAAAGTTTTCTTCCTTGAGGATTTTGTCGCCGAATTTGTGCGCGACGTGGATGCCATGATTTTTGGATCGGGCACCATCTCCACCCTGCTCGGCATTCCCAATCCACCCAATTCCCTCCTGGAGGATCGCGCCTTCGTCGCGTCCCTCTTCGGCCACCTGCTGCACGTGCGCCCCAGTGTGGATGAAGTCGAGGCCTTGTTGCCCCTGACCCAGATCCAGCAGATCGAAGCGGTGCTCGCGGATCCCCGGTTCTAG